The Corallococcus exiguus genome includes a window with the following:
- a CDS encoding RNA polymerase sigma factor has translation MLPGTERSVLEAFRRGDTAVLTQVYRTYSPEVLRYLSRRFSVHSETGTRSIALTPLDLDAAHQETFVRAFRPHMRQAYDGVRPYLGFLLTVARSTAIDLMRASGRVAREAIPLDDAPELTHAPTESKSPEEEALGAEVRSIVRHFLEALPAEGRALAQLRFMDGLSQESAADQLKLTRGEVRVRERRLRLQFTEHLKDSGWLDSDTVPGGLQLGALLATLALLCAIPFGSLP, from the coding sequence GTGCTGCCAGGAACCGAGCGGTCAGTCTTGGAGGCCTTCCGCCGGGGTGACACCGCCGTGCTCACCCAGGTCTACCGCACCTATTCACCCGAAGTGCTGCGCTACCTGTCCCGGCGCTTCTCCGTCCACTCGGAGACCGGCACCCGCTCCATCGCGCTCACGCCGCTGGACCTGGACGCCGCCCATCAAGAGACCTTCGTTCGGGCCTTCCGCCCCCACATGCGCCAGGCCTACGACGGCGTGCGCCCCTACCTGGGCTTCCTCCTCACCGTCGCGCGCTCCACCGCCATCGACTTGATGCGCGCCTCCGGCCGCGTGGCCCGGGAGGCCATCCCCCTGGATGACGCTCCGGAGCTCACCCATGCGCCCACCGAGAGCAAGAGCCCGGAAGAAGAGGCCCTGGGCGCAGAGGTCCGCTCCATCGTGCGCCACTTCCTGGAGGCCCTGCCCGCCGAAGGGCGCGCCCTGGCCCAGCTGCGCTTCATGGACGGCCTGTCCCAGGAGTCCGCCGCCGACCAGCTGAAGCTCACCCGCGGCGAGGTGCGGGTGCGCGAACGCCGCTTGCGGTTGCAGTTCACCGAACACCTGAAGGACTCGGGCTGGCTGGACAGCGACACCGTCCCGGGGGGCCTGCAATTGGGCGCCCTGCTCGCCACCCTGGCCCTGCTGTGCGCCATCCCATTCGGGAGCCTCCCATGA
- a CDS encoding caspase family protein — MKKLEVLLGATLLMAAPEAFADTVRRALVIAHNGSDDPALAPLRYADDDGVLWAETLKRLGVETTLLVDPDEPTRKGGSLVLKSAQAPTRAAVEQAVKRLQAATLADRAAGRQTDVIIVYVGHGNTDDAGRAYFTLADARLDRSSLYSEVVDPLGADYVHVIADACRASGVVGSRGGTPDAAVLAELRGVLAREQLASRPHVGALFAESEDGETHEWSRIRAGVFSHVARSGLLGGADINGDGQVEYSELAAFVAASLHGVKGMPARLSVNAFAPTAEPRRPLVGPAPEGPRVTFPAGFEYARLSVEDADGQRLVDVRRSPQQWTQILLPPRDVYWVRAPNAEARVTLAQLSSGTPELRPRELQERGPAEEALRRGLFAVPLDRSFYDEYVAAVGLVPVDFSNPFQPSVIGGARSPLAVASPSDWTSRLELGLGAGRSPLGLAKFSAGPSLSWRTPSSMDLLYYGVRGAYGVTPLAAQDGIRLHRFTVEGLVGLERPANTPLFAEVGLGWGLLGLTAPGFRQADPAMLTGHVAAGVTGRFAGMPLRLSAQVGVDRVTANGKTVMDGQYGLEISLRR; from the coding sequence ATGAAAAAGCTGGAAGTCCTCCTGGGGGCAACGCTGCTGATGGCGGCGCCGGAGGCATTCGCGGACACCGTGCGGCGCGCGCTCGTCATCGCCCACAACGGCAGTGACGACCCGGCGCTCGCGCCACTGCGCTACGCGGATGACGACGGCGTGCTGTGGGCGGAGACGCTCAAGCGGCTGGGCGTGGAGACCACGCTGCTCGTCGACCCGGACGAGCCCACGCGCAAGGGCGGCAGCCTGGTGCTGAAGTCCGCGCAGGCCCCCACGCGCGCCGCGGTGGAGCAGGCCGTGAAGCGGCTGCAGGCGGCGACGCTCGCGGACCGCGCGGCGGGACGCCAGACGGACGTGATCATCGTCTACGTGGGCCACGGCAACACGGACGACGCGGGCCGCGCCTACTTCACGCTCGCCGATGCGCGCCTGGACCGGAGCAGCCTCTATTCGGAGGTCGTGGATCCGCTGGGCGCGGACTACGTGCACGTCATCGCGGATGCGTGCCGCGCCTCCGGCGTGGTGGGCAGCCGAGGCGGGACGCCGGACGCGGCGGTGCTGGCGGAGCTGCGCGGAGTGCTCGCGCGCGAGCAACTGGCGTCGCGTCCCCACGTGGGCGCCCTCTTCGCGGAGAGCGAGGACGGCGAGACGCACGAGTGGTCCCGCATCCGCGCGGGCGTCTTCAGCCACGTGGCCCGCTCCGGCCTCCTGGGCGGCGCGGACATCAACGGCGACGGACAGGTGGAGTACAGCGAGCTGGCCGCGTTCGTGGCCGCCTCGCTGCATGGCGTGAAGGGCATGCCCGCGCGCCTGTCCGTCAACGCCTTCGCGCCCACCGCGGAGCCCCGCCGCCCGCTGGTGGGCCCCGCTCCCGAAGGGCCCCGCGTCACCTTCCCCGCCGGCTTCGAGTACGCGCGCCTCTCCGTGGAGGACGCGGACGGCCAGCGGCTGGTGGACGTGCGGCGCTCGCCGCAGCAGTGGACGCAAATCCTGCTGCCGCCGCGCGACGTGTACTGGGTGCGCGCGCCGAACGCGGAGGCGCGCGTCACGCTGGCGCAGCTGTCCTCGGGCACGCCCGAATTGCGCCCGCGCGAGCTTCAGGAAAGAGGTCCCGCGGAGGAGGCGCTCCGCCGGGGCCTGTTCGCCGTTCCGCTGGACCGGTCGTTCTACGACGAGTACGTCGCCGCCGTGGGGCTGGTGCCGGTGGACTTCAGCAACCCCTTCCAGCCATCCGTCATCGGCGGGGCGCGCTCCCCGCTGGCCGTGGCGTCTCCGTCCGACTGGACATCGCGGTTGGAGCTGGGCCTGGGCGCGGGTCGCTCGCCGTTGGGGCTGGCGAAGTTCTCCGCCGGGCCCAGCCTGTCGTGGCGCACGCCGTCCTCCATGGACCTGCTCTACTACGGCGTGCGCGGGGCGTATGGCGTGACGCCGCTCGCGGCCCAGGACGGCATCCGGCTGCACCGCTTCACGGTGGAGGGGCTGGTGGGGTTGGAGCGTCCCGCGAACACGCCGCTGTTCGCGGAGGTGGGGCTGGGCTGGGGGCTGCTGGGCCTCACGGCGCCGGGCTTCCGCCAGGCGGACCCCGCGATGCTCACCGGCCACGTGGCCGCGGGCGTGACGGGGCGGTTCGCGGGAATGCCGCTGCGACTTTCAGCCCAGGTGGGCGTGGATCGCGTCACCGCCAATGGCAAGACCGTCATGGACGGGCAGTACGGCCTGGAAATCTCACTGAGGCGCTAG
- a CDS encoding serine/threonine protein kinase, producing MASGGYGTVYVVQAKHRPRGRRYALKLARQPDSPWFSREAEVLSRLRHPGVPRFVEAGAWRPGSGNHPFLVMEHVDGESLYEWARARNPTAREVSALLIQAVEILAFAHQHGVLHRDVKGDNLRVRPAGRLTLLDWGAGWHPEAKPLTGTGQLPPGTAHYLSPQLHRWRMAVPSQECPRYGVTDELYALGVTFHRLLTDSYPALPLEGEEAERAWPNPLVPEALASLVTRLLAFAPETRPPSASALASELHQVLAHADATWDQPLFDWATPPSDSSRTTQASPGMAGPVAPGQEVPLQHARLQRLDRIQRLREERELRRRFPRHVARMEAQDILGASTVRRRQTLRALGRQGAVGFVCVLAMVWLGWSLGLFARSGADTPVPPSLPPVARTPGPDQAAASGAAPPSPAPLQPEKDTMSIPLKQDPPVRGRSLSRGCTLAVGAATTLIACSGAQVVPKPQRCPTEALEAMKALKLRRDAKAAITVDIRYPFRPDAEMLAVHDGDIVSVQKEKRGDLPEGTLLYGRLWTGGERVMGRYTRAETPDGRTYPVCFVLGNDDGFWPLETGSKPGAALLPRTAGYTVVDAFP from the coding sequence GTGGCTTCAGGCGGGTACGGCACGGTCTACGTCGTTCAGGCGAAGCACCGTCCTCGCGGCAGGCGGTACGCCCTGAAGCTGGCGCGGCAGCCCGACAGCCCCTGGTTCTCACGCGAAGCGGAGGTGCTGTCCCGACTGCGTCATCCGGGAGTGCCTCGCTTCGTGGAGGCCGGGGCATGGAGACCGGGCTCCGGGAACCATCCGTTCCTGGTGATGGAGCACGTGGACGGCGAGTCGCTCTATGAGTGGGCCCGCGCGCGCAACCCCACGGCCCGCGAGGTGAGCGCATTGCTCATCCAGGCCGTGGAGATCCTGGCCTTCGCGCACCAGCACGGTGTCCTGCATCGCGACGTCAAAGGCGACAACCTCCGCGTCCGGCCCGCTGGACGGCTCACCCTGTTGGATTGGGGTGCGGGCTGGCATCCCGAAGCAAAGCCCCTGACCGGAACAGGCCAGCTTCCTCCTGGCACGGCTCACTACTTGAGCCCCCAGCTCCACCGCTGGCGGATGGCGGTGCCGTCGCAGGAGTGCCCTCGCTACGGCGTGACAGATGAACTGTACGCCTTGGGCGTCACCTTCCATCGATTGCTGACCGACAGCTATCCGGCGCTCCCGCTGGAGGGAGAAGAAGCCGAACGCGCATGGCCCAACCCGCTGGTGCCGGAGGCGCTGGCTTCACTCGTCACCCGCCTGCTCGCATTCGCGCCCGAAACGCGGCCTCCCAGCGCCTCCGCCCTGGCCTCCGAACTGCATCAGGTCCTGGCCCATGCGGATGCAACGTGGGACCAACCCCTGTTCGACTGGGCCACACCTCCCTCTGATTCCTCACGCACGACGCAGGCGTCGCCCGGGATGGCGGGGCCGGTGGCACCGGGTCAGGAGGTGCCGCTCCAGCATGCACGCCTCCAGCGCCTGGACCGGATTCAACGCCTTCGCGAAGAACGCGAGCTGCGTCGCCGGTTTCCGCGCCATGTCGCCCGGATGGAGGCCCAGGACATCCTCGGCGCGAGCACAGTGCGCCGCCGACAGACGCTGCGGGCCCTGGGGCGGCAGGGGGCCGTGGGATTCGTATGCGTGCTGGCCATGGTCTGGCTGGGCTGGAGCCTGGGACTCTTTGCAAGGTCCGGCGCCGATACGCCAGTTCCCCCTTCCCTGCCTCCCGTGGCGCGGACGCCTGGGCCCGACCAAGCTGCCGCGTCCGGAGCGGCCCCTCCTTCCCCTGCGCCGCTCCAGCCGGAGAAGGACACCATGAGCATTCCCTTGAAGCAGGACCCACCTGTCCGCGGACGTTCGCTGTCACGCGGATGCACGTTGGCTGTCGGTGCGGCGACAACCCTCATTGCCTGCTCGGGTGCGCAGGTGGTGCCCAAGCCCCAGCGCTGTCCCACGGAAGCGCTGGAGGCGATGAAGGCGTTGAAGCTGCGACGGGATGCAAAGGCAGCCATCACGGTCGACATCCGCTATCCCTTCCGTCCGGATGCCGAAATGCTCGCCGTGCACGACGGAGACATCGTCAGCGTCCAGAAGGAAAAACGCGGCGATCTCCCGGAGGGGACCCTGCTCTACGGACGGCTGTGGACAGGGGGCGAACGCGTCATGGGCCGCTACACACGAGCGGAGACGCCTGACGGCCGCACCTACCCGGTCTGCTTCGTCCTCGGGAATGACGATGGCTTCTGGCCGCTGGAGACGGGCTCCAAGCCCGGTGCCGCGCTCCTTCCCCGGACCGCGGGCTACACCGTGGTGGACGCGTTCCCGTAG